One Nostoc sp. UHCC 0302 DNA window includes the following coding sequences:
- a CDS encoding RNA-binding protein produces the protein MSIYVGNLSYNVTEDDLKRAFAEYGTVSKVQLPTDRETGRVRGFAFVEMETEAQEQAAIDALDGAEWMGRDLKVNKAKPREERSSNPRGSWGGNNRGGGGGGGGRRSY, from the coding sequence ATGTCGATTTATGTCGGTAACCTGTCTTACAATGTTACAGAAGACGACCTGAAACGAGCTTTTGCAGAATACGGAACAGTTAGCAAGGTTCAATTACCTACTGACCGTGAGACAGGACGTGTGCGGGGGTTTGCTTTTGTAGAAATGGAAACAGAAGCACAAGAACAAGCTGCCATTGATGCACTTGACGGTGCTGAGTGGATGGGGCGTGATTTAAAAGTGAACAAGGCTAAGCCCCGCGAGGAAAGATCAAGCAACCCTCGTGGAAGTTGGGGTGGTAATAACCGTGGTGGTGGCGGTGGTGGTGGCGGTCGCCGCAGCTACTAA
- a CDS encoding glycosyltransferase family 39 protein has product MLYRLRSLQPIWRQMRLSVAFPYITLLLWILPLLLFNSGQNSLMAHDEGLYAWRARQMLDSGDWIAPWGNAHHKTPGPYWIIASCYKLFGISEFSGRIPNMIAGILVLFLVYEISKILLAKNLAWLTGAILSIEFLWLQYCRLGTPDMPMILLVLLAIFSLIKAELYPKYSHFWTLIAGLSFGLGFLVRSFMIFVPIIALLPYLVLEHRRHRHLINPLLYLGFVVGLIPTFSWLWFNWQRYGNVSFEQLFKFVLDLGSDDRNHNGAFFYIWNIPLKSFPWFFFSLLGLVLVLRRPIPRYHLILVGFPLVMFAELSLFSTRLSHYSLCIYPFIAMLAAVGLNWLGRIYETGLIQKDIPTQSPLKKGGNIFIPPFLRVAGGNLPRNLSYATGVLGILLLLGAIFVFVWGSADIRKYAILGLIVGLGWLILPVVWISRYHFGQKFLTARYWIAGWLIPCWLALAVAGSLGLLGDYNPVYRTFLQQKAIASVLQTHPIYFVQLGGKNSVLLNFYTPIHGERVNTISQLPASSYAWIYTKNSLEPSKPYRILGKVQDYQLIQVIP; this is encoded by the coding sequence ATGTTATATAGACTACGCTCCTTGCAACCTATATGGCGGCAAATGCGCCTATCAGTAGCATTTCCCTATATTACTTTGTTACTTTGGATACTCCCTTTATTGCTATTCAATTCTGGGCAGAATAGCCTGATGGCACATGATGAAGGGCTGTATGCTTGGCGAGCGCGTCAGATGCTGGACTCTGGCGACTGGATAGCACCTTGGGGTAATGCTCATCATAAAACTCCTGGCCCATATTGGATAATTGCCAGTTGTTATAAGCTGTTTGGAATTAGTGAATTTAGTGGGCGAATTCCTAATATGATTGCTGGTATTTTAGTTTTGTTTTTAGTATATGAAATCAGCAAAATCCTGCTAGCGAAAAATTTAGCTTGGCTAACTGGGGCAATTTTAAGTATTGAATTTCTTTGGCTGCAATATTGCCGATTAGGTACGCCCGATATGCCAATGATTTTATTGGTACTTTTAGCTATTTTTTCTTTAATAAAAGCAGAGTTGTACCCTAAATATAGCCATTTTTGGACTTTAATTGCTGGACTAAGTTTTGGTTTAGGCTTCTTAGTCAGAAGCTTCATGATTTTTGTGCCAATCATAGCTCTATTACCTTATTTAGTTTTGGAGCATCGCCGTCATCGTCATCTTATCAACCCATTATTATATTTAGGGTTTGTAGTAGGTTTAATTCCTACCTTCAGTTGGTTATGGTTTAACTGGCAACGCTACGGTAATGTCAGTTTTGAGCAGCTGTTCAAGTTTGTTTTAGATTTAGGTTCCGATGATCGTAATCACAATGGAGCATTTTTTTACATCTGGAATATACCTTTAAAATCATTCCCTTGGTTTTTCTTTAGTCTTTTAGGCTTAGTTTTAGTATTACGTCGTCCTATTCCACGCTACCATTTGATCTTGGTTGGTTTTCCGCTAGTAATGTTTGCTGAACTTAGCCTGTTTTCTACTCGTCTATCTCACTATAGTCTTTGCATTTATCCCTTCATAGCAATGCTCGCAGCAGTGGGTTTAAACTGGTTGGGGAGAATTTATGAAACAGGACTTATACAAAAAGATATCCCCACTCAATCCCCCCTTAAAAAGGGGGGAAATATATTTATTCCCCCCTTTTTAAGAGTGGCTGGAGGGAATCTCCCGCGTAACCTCAGTTACGCCACAGGCGTATTAGGTATTTTACTTTTATTAGGGGCTATATTCGTTTTTGTTTGGGGCAGTGCTGATATTCGCAAGTATGCAATTCTTGGTTTAATTGTCGGGTTAGGTTGGTTAATTTTGCCAGTAGTGTGGATTAGTCGTTATCACTTTGGGCAAAAGTTTCTCACAGCACGTTACTGGATAGCTGGTTGGTTGATTCCCTGTTGGCTGGCTTTGGCTGTAGCTGGTAGTCTGGGTTTATTAGGCGACTATAATCCTGTTTATAGAACTTTTTTACAACAAAAAGCGATCGCTTCAGTTCTCCAAACTCATCCTATTTACTTTGTGCAGCTTGGCGGGAAAAACTCTGTACTGCTTAACTTCTACACTCCTATTCATGGCGAACGAGTAAATACAATTTCGCAACTCCCAGCTTCTAGCTACGCTTGGATTTATACAAAAAACTCCCTTGAACCGTCAAAGCCTTACCGTATTCTTGGTAAAGTGCAAGACTATCAGTTGATTCAAGTTATTCCCTAG
- a CDS encoding MFS transporter, with the protein MKTQATQKQSLLPALKSRNYQLFFAGQGVSLIGTWMTQLATIWLVYKLTNSPLMLGVVGFTSQIPSFFLAPFGGVFVDRFSRYRTLIGTQILAMIQSLALAVLALTGVIQVWHIIVLSLFQGFINALDAPARQAFVPELVERREDLANAIAINSTMVNGARLIGPAIGGLLIAKVGASYCFLIDGLSYIAVIAALLAMKIKPWKVSVDNSNPLQRVKEGFVYAFSFPPIRAILLLSALVSLMGQQNTTLVPIFAEDILKGGAETLGFLMAASGVGALAGGIYLATRQTILGVGKLIAIAPAILGIGLICFSLSRFLPLSLFTMLFVGLGTILQIAASNTVLQTIVDEDKRGRLMSLYTMSFLGMIPVGNLLGGFLATHLGASLTLIVDGIACIIGSIIFSRQLPTLRQLVRPIYELKGIYPQK; encoded by the coding sequence ATGAAAACACAAGCTACCCAAAAACAATCGCTACTACCTGCATTAAAGTCAAGAAATTACCAACTTTTTTTTGCTGGACAAGGTGTTTCCCTGATTGGAACGTGGATGACACAACTTGCTACTATTTGGCTAGTTTATAAGTTAACAAACTCCCCATTAATGTTAGGAGTTGTGGGCTTTACTAGTCAAATTCCCAGCTTCTTTTTAGCTCCCTTTGGTGGGGTGTTTGTGGATCGCTTTTCTCGATATCGTACCTTAATCGGTACGCAAATATTGGCGATGATTCAGTCTTTAGCATTAGCAGTGCTGGCGCTAACTGGCGTGATTCAAGTCTGGCACATCATCGTTTTAAGCTTGTTTCAAGGATTTATTAACGCCTTGGATGCACCAGCACGACAGGCATTTGTGCCAGAACTGGTTGAACGTAGAGAAGATTTAGCCAATGCGATCGCGATTAACTCAACTATGGTTAATGGGGCGCGATTAATTGGCCCTGCGATCGGGGGTTTGTTAATTGCCAAAGTGGGAGCTAGTTACTGTTTTTTAATAGATGGTTTGAGCTATATTGCCGTAATCGCCGCTTTATTGGCAATGAAAATTAAGCCTTGGAAAGTTTCAGTAGATAACAGCAATCCCTTGCAAAGAGTCAAAGAGGGATTTGTCTATGCTTTTAGCTTTCCACCTATTCGTGCAATCTTATTACTATCAGCTTTAGTCAGCTTAATGGGACAGCAAAACACTACACTTGTACCAATTTTTGCTGAAGATATTTTAAAAGGTGGTGCAGAAACTCTAGGGTTTTTAATGGCGGCATCGGGAGTTGGAGCATTAGCAGGCGGAATTTATTTGGCGACACGGCAAACAATATTAGGGGTTGGCAAATTGATTGCCATAGCTCCAGCAATTTTAGGAATCGGTTTGATTTGTTTTTCTTTATCAAGATTTCTACCACTTTCTTTATTCACAATGTTGTTTGTTGGCTTAGGAACGATTCTTCAGATTGCTGCTAGTAATACAGTTTTACAAACCATTGTTGATGAAGACAAACGTGGAAGATTAATGAGTTTATACACAATGTCATTTTTAGGAATGATTCCCGTAGGTAATTTATTAGGAGGTTTTTTAGCAACTCATCTCGGTGCTTCATTAACATTAATTGTTGATGGCATAGCTTGTATTATTGGGTCTATTATTTTTAGCAGGCAGTTACCTACGTTAAGGCAACTAGTACGCCCAATTTATGAGCTAAAAGGAATTTATCCTCAGAAATAA
- a CDS encoding 3'(2'),5'-bisphosphate nucleotidase CysQ → MKDLEEILAIALDVGREASNILRSYYHETIEDFNLKVQYKDNEPVTVADVAVSQYILESLQTALGNEDFTYISEETYQLQSAQMCAPSWVWIIDPLDGTRDFIEKTGDYAIHIALVKETRPVLAVVAVPEAEKLYYATKGGGTFVETSAGCVPLQVSSDKKIEDLTLVVSRSHRNERLNYLLQHLPCQNQKSIGSVGCKIAAIVEQQADVYISLSGKSAPKDWDIAAPELILTEAGGQFTHFDGTPLQYNTGDINQWGGLLASNGQHHQLLCSEAQKALSEFTSA, encoded by the coding sequence ATGAAAGACTTAGAAGAAATATTAGCGATCGCTCTTGATGTGGGTAGGGAAGCATCAAATATACTCCGGTCTTACTATCACGAGACCATAGAAGACTTTAACTTAAAAGTGCAATATAAAGACAATGAGCCTGTAACTGTTGCAGATGTAGCTGTAAGTCAATATATTTTGGAGAGTCTACAAACGGCTTTAGGTAATGAAGATTTTACCTATATCAGTGAAGAAACCTATCAATTGCAAAGCGCACAGATGTGCGCCCCTAGCTGGGTATGGATAATTGACCCCTTGGATGGCACGCGAGACTTTATCGAAAAAACTGGTGATTATGCAATTCATATCGCATTGGTAAAGGAGACACGTCCAGTACTCGCAGTAGTGGCAGTACCTGAAGCAGAAAAGTTGTACTACGCTACAAAAGGTGGAGGTACGTTTGTTGAAACCTCTGCTGGATGTGTTCCTTTACAAGTTTCATCAGACAAAAAAATTGAGGATTTAACCTTAGTCGTTAGTCGCTCTCACCGCAATGAACGGCTCAATTACTTACTACAACATTTACCATGTCAAAATCAGAAATCTATTGGTAGTGTAGGTTGCAAAATCGCCGCCATTGTTGAACAACAGGCAGATGTGTACATATCTCTTTCTGGCAAGTCTGCGCCTAAAGACTGGGACATAGCCGCCCCAGAATTGATACTAACTGAGGCAGGTGGTCAATTCACGCATTTTGATGGCACTCCATTACAATACAACACAGGTGATATCAATCAGTGGGGTGGTTTGCTTGCTAGCAACGGTCAGCATCATCAGCTGTTGTGTAGCGAAGCCCAAAAGGCTTTATCAGAGTTTACTTCTGCCTAA
- the rsmI gene encoding 16S rRNA (cytidine(1402)-2'-O)-methyltransferase: protein MQTDPKPETLYVVGTPIGNLEDMTFRAVRILQTVDMIAAEDTRHTGKLLQHFQIKTPQVSYHEHNRSSRIPELLEHLANGKAIALVSDAGMPGISDPGYELVKACIEAGISVVPIPGASAAITALSAAGLPTDRFVFEGFLPAKGQQRREHLESLQTESRTLIFYESPHRLRETLEDLAEVWGSDRQIVLGRELTKLYEEFWRGTIAEAIAHYDQREPQGEYTLVVAGNPPSETQLTEAQLKVELQHLISQGISRSQASRQLAKFTSLTRRQIYQLALSIVLSSDS, encoded by the coding sequence ATGCAGACCGATCCCAAACCAGAAACACTTTACGTTGTCGGCACACCTATTGGCAACCTGGAAGATATGACCTTTCGGGCAGTGCGAATTTTGCAAACGGTGGATATGATTGCTGCGGAAGACACGCGTCATACAGGGAAACTGTTACAGCATTTTCAAATTAAAACTCCCCAGGTGAGTTATCACGAACACAATCGTAGTAGCCGCATTCCAGAATTATTAGAGCATTTAGCTAATGGTAAAGCGATCGCTCTCGTCAGTGATGCTGGAATGCCAGGAATTTCTGATCCTGGTTATGAATTGGTGAAAGCTTGTATTGAGGCAGGGATATCAGTAGTTCCTATTCCTGGTGCTAGTGCGGCTATTACTGCATTGAGTGCAGCTGGACTACCAACAGACCGATTTGTCTTTGAAGGCTTTTTACCAGCAAAAGGTCAACAACGGCGAGAACATTTAGAATCTCTGCAAACAGAATCTCGCACATTGATTTTCTACGAGTCGCCGCACCGCTTGCGAGAAACTTTAGAAGATTTAGCAGAAGTTTGGGGAAGCGATCGCCAAATTGTGCTAGGACGAGAGTTAACTAAATTGTATGAGGAATTTTGGCGGGGGACAATTGCCGAGGCGATCGCTCACTACGACCAACGTGAACCCCAAGGCGAATATACGCTAGTAGTGGCGGGAAACCCACCCAGTGAAACCCAACTTACAGAAGCACAACTCAAAGTTGAATTACAACATTTAATTAGTCAGGGAATATCGCGATCGCAAGCTAGCCGTCAATTAGCCAAATTTACTTCCCTTACGCGTCGCCAAATTTATCAATTAGCTCTTTCTATAGTCTTGAGTTCTGATTCCTGA
- the rpsU gene encoding 30S ribosomal protein S21, protein MTQVLLGENEGIDSALRRFKRQVSKAGILADVKYHRHFETPLEKRKRKAVAARRKRRFK, encoded by the coding sequence ATGACCCAAGTGCTTCTAGGAGAAAACGAAGGAATAGATTCAGCTCTGCGTCGGTTTAAACGCCAGGTTTCCAAAGCTGGTATATTGGCTGACGTAAAATATCATCGGCACTTCGAAACACCGTTAGAAAAACGCAAACGTAAGGCAGTGGCAGCTAGACGCAAACGTCGTTTTAAATAA
- a CDS encoding DHA2 family efflux MFS transporter permease subunit, with protein MANTGSIRQSGQSSAVPPNRVPLRTWIGVLASMLGAFMAVLDIQITNSSLQDIQASLGATLEEGSWISTAYLVAEIVVIPLTGWLSRVFSLRLYLLVNTALFIFFSICCAWAWDLNSMIFFRALQGFCGGVLIPSAMTVVLTTLPPSKQAVGLAAFAITAVFAPSIGPTLGGWLTDNYGWEYNFYINVVPGVLMITGVWYGIKQEIPQLQLLKNGDWWGIISMAIGLGSLQVVLEEGSRKDWFGSALIVRLSIVAAIFIALFFFIELTRKQPFINLRLIRYRNFGLASIVNVSLGVGLYGSIYILPLYLAQIQGYNALQIGEVLIWAGIPQLFIIPFLPRVMQRIDVRLMVAVGVTLFAISAFMNSGMTNQTGLDQLRWSQLVRAMGQPLIMVPLTSIATAGLKPQEAGSASGLFNMMRNMGGSIGIASLATLLTNREQFHSNRLGDAVSLYSPATQQRLNELTQYFVSRGADLVTAQNQAIASISNVVRREAYVMAFNDCFYFIGIALLLSGIAIIFLKKVKTTGGAVGH; from the coding sequence ATGGCTAATACAGGTTCAATTCGTCAGTCAGGACAAAGTTCTGCTGTCCCGCCAAATCGTGTCCCGTTGAGAACTTGGATTGGTGTATTAGCTAGTATGCTTGGCGCATTCATGGCAGTTTTAGATATTCAAATCACTAACTCCTCTCTGCAAGATATTCAAGCAAGCTTAGGGGCAACTTTAGAAGAAGGTTCGTGGATTTCTACTGCTTATCTCGTGGCAGAAATTGTAGTAATTCCTTTAACGGGATGGTTATCGCGGGTATTTTCCCTACGACTTTATTTATTAGTAAATACTGCGTTATTTATCTTCTTTTCTATATGCTGTGCTTGGGCATGGGATCTCAATTCCATGATTTTCTTTCGCGCCTTACAAGGTTTCTGTGGAGGAGTTTTAATTCCTTCTGCTATGACAGTTGTGTTGACAACCTTGCCACCATCTAAGCAAGCAGTTGGGCTAGCAGCATTTGCTATTACAGCAGTTTTTGCACCATCAATTGGCCCGACATTAGGCGGTTGGTTAACAGACAACTATGGTTGGGAGTATAACTTTTATATAAATGTAGTTCCAGGGGTATTGATGATTACGGGGGTATGGTACGGGATTAAGCAAGAAATACCCCAGTTACAATTGTTAAAGAATGGCGACTGGTGGGGAATTATTTCAATGGCGATTGGATTAGGTTCTCTACAAGTTGTTTTAGAAGAAGGTAGCCGCAAAGATTGGTTTGGTTCAGCATTAATTGTACGCTTGAGTATAGTAGCAGCCATTTTTATAGCGCTATTTTTCTTTATAGAACTAACTCGCAAGCAACCATTTATTAATTTGCGCCTTATACGTTATCGTAATTTTGGTTTAGCAAGTATTGTTAATGTATCTTTAGGCGTTGGACTATATGGTTCAATTTATATTTTACCTTTGTATCTTGCTCAAATCCAAGGTTATAATGCACTGCAAATTGGAGAAGTATTAATTTGGGCTGGGATTCCCCAATTATTTATTATTCCTTTTCTACCTAGAGTGATGCAACGCATTGATGTGCGGTTAATGGTAGCCGTGGGAGTCACTTTGTTTGCTATTAGTGCATTTATGAATTCGGGAATGACTAATCAAACAGGATTAGATCAGTTGAGATGGTCTCAACTTGTAAGAGCAATGGGACAACCACTAATTATGGTTCCACTTACCTCAATTGCTACTGCTGGTTTAAAACCGCAAGAAGCAGGTTCAGCAAGTGGTTTATTTAATATGATGCGTAATATGGGTGGTTCTATAGGAATTGCTTCTTTAGCAACTTTATTAACTAATAGAGAGCAATTTCACTCGAATAGATTAGGTGATGCAGTATCTTTATATAGTCCAGCAACTCAACAGCGCTTAAACGAGCTGACACAGTATTTTGTCAGCCGAGGAGCAGATTTAGTGACAGCGCAAAATCAGGCGATCGCATCTATATCTAACGTCGTCCGCCGTGAAGCTTATGTGATGGCTTTTAATGATTGTTTCTACTTTATAGGTATTGCTTTATTACTCAGTGGAATAGCAATTATTTTCCTTAAGAAGGTGAAGACAACTGGTGGTGCTGTTGGTCATTAA
- a CDS encoding HlyD family secretion protein produces MGATTSNGRNQKQTLVLEKELIKDSETLETVTSETYTKTKAPVAEPETGVNQEPETGKDVKPKRKKPIKLIVAGLGVGAIAAGAFGYHYWQYASTHQETDNATVAGHIHQVSSKIPGTVSQVLVNDNQLVQPGQLLVKLDPRDYESKVQQAQAALQNAQRQAQAAQANIALSAQTTTGKTAQAQGDVSSAAAAISTAQAAVQEAQAGIPAAQADVKSAEAGIPAAQAQVAQANANLERAQADYNRYNSLFKEGAIPRQQLDTARAAYDVAVAQKNAAVQGVEQAQARLASARVGVAKAQSVLAQAQQNVTNAQAKLAASRGGLQQATANGQQTAVNRSQYEAARATISQAEASLKDAQLQLSYTNITAPSAGRVGKKNVEVGNRLQAGTPLMAIVDNEYWVTANFKETQLGNMRPGQEAEIKLDTFPNHTFKGRVDSISPASGAQFALLPPDNATGNFTKVVQRIPVKIVFDQKSIQGYESRITPGMSAEIAVEVK; encoded by the coding sequence ATGGGCGCTACTACTTCAAACGGACGCAATCAAAAGCAAACCCTAGTGTTAGAAAAAGAGTTGATAAAAGATTCAGAGACTTTAGAGACCGTAACTTCAGAGACATATACAAAGACAAAAGCGCCTGTTGCAGAGCCTGAAACTGGTGTAAATCAAGAGCCAGAGACAGGGAAAGATGTTAAACCAAAGCGTAAAAAACCGATTAAGTTAATTGTGGCAGGGTTAGGTGTAGGTGCGATCGCCGCAGGTGCTTTTGGATATCATTACTGGCAGTACGCCTCTACCCATCAAGAAACAGACAACGCTACTGTTGCAGGACATATTCACCAAGTTAGCAGTAAGATTCCGGGAACTGTCAGTCAAGTTTTAGTCAATGATAACCAGCTGGTGCAACCAGGACAGTTATTAGTCAAGCTTGATCCACGAGACTATGAGAGTAAAGTGCAGCAAGCACAAGCAGCACTGCAAAATGCTCAACGTCAAGCTCAAGCAGCACAAGCAAATATTGCCCTATCCGCACAAACAACTACTGGTAAGACTGCCCAGGCGCAGGGAGATGTCAGCAGTGCAGCAGCAGCAATTTCTACAGCACAAGCAGCTGTGCAAGAAGCACAAGCAGGGATACCAGCGGCACAAGCTGATGTGAAGTCTGCCGAAGCTGGAATACCCGCAGCACAAGCGCAAGTAGCACAGGCTAATGCCAATTTGGAAAGGGCGCAAGCAGATTATAACCGTTACAATAGCCTATTTAAAGAAGGTGCAATTCCTCGCCAGCAGTTAGACACAGCCAGGGCAGCCTATGATGTCGCCGTAGCCCAAAAGAATGCTGCTGTTCAGGGAGTAGAGCAAGCACAAGCCAGATTAGCCTCTGCGAGAGTTGGCGTAGCCAAAGCGCAATCTGTGTTAGCACAAGCACAACAAAATGTGACTAATGCTCAAGCTAAACTCGCTGCTTCTAGAGGAGGACTGCAACAAGCTACTGCTAACGGACAACAAACAGCAGTGAACAGAAGTCAATATGAAGCGGCAAGAGCAACAATTAGCCAAGCTGAAGCTTCATTAAAAGACGCACAATTGCAGTTGTCTTACACTAACATTACCGCCCCTAGTGCTGGACGGGTGGGCAAGAAAAACGTCGAAGTTGGCAACCGATTACAAGCAGGAACGCCACTAATGGCGATAGTGGATAACGAGTATTGGGTAACTGCAAACTTCAAAGAAACCCAATTGGGAAATATGCGTCCTGGACAGGAAGCCGAAATAAAACTGGATACATTCCCCAACCACACTTTTAAGGGTCGTGTTGATAGTATTTCGCCAGCTTCTGGCGCTCAGTTTGCTTTATTACCACCCGATAATGCTACAGGTAACTTTACCAAAGTAGTACAGCGCATCCCCGTAAAAATTGTTTTCGACCAGAAGAGTATTCAAGGATATGAATCACGGATTACTCCTGGGATGTCTGCGGAAATCGCCGTGGAAGTCAAGTAA
- a CDS encoding MarR family transcriptional regulator, whose translation MVAQLNNTPALESWQQALAPYNLGYRIKLLSQLLSRKFTEKLEPLGLTPFHWLVLCCLWQEDGLPTSSIGDKLKQVGGTLTGVLDRMEERGLVRRERDSHDRRIWRIWLTDAGKELETVLPPIAVEVREEAMQGISYAEREIFSQILNRAISNLS comes from the coding sequence ATGGTTGCTCAATTAAATAATACTCCGGCTTTGGAGTCTTGGCAGCAAGCTCTTGCGCCATACAATTTGGGTTATAGAATCAAATTGTTATCACAACTGCTCAGCCGCAAGTTTACTGAAAAGTTAGAACCGCTGGGACTAACTCCATTTCACTGGTTGGTGTTGTGCTGCTTATGGCAAGAAGATGGTTTACCTACTTCTAGCATTGGAGATAAGCTCAAGCAAGTGGGCGGAACTTTAACGGGTGTACTAGATCGCATGGAAGAACGCGGTTTAGTACGTAGAGAACGGGATTCTCACGATCGCCGCATCTGGCGAATCTGGCTAACAGATGCAGGCAAAGAACTAGAAACAGTTTTACCTCCAATTGCTGTGGAAGTGCGTGAAGAAGCAATGCAGGGTATTTCCTATGCTGAGCGTGAAATCTTCTCCCAAATCTTAAATCGCGCGATTTCTAACCTCTCCTAA
- a CDS encoding sugar kinase has product MTNGLFVGLVTLDLIYLAESAPKNNQKIVAIDYTVAAGGPATNAAVTFSHLGNQAQILGVVGSHPMTQLIRGDLANCQVAIADLDPSTNTALPVSSIIVTQSTGERAVVSINAVKTQASHTSIPPDILQNVDIVLIDGHQMVVSYDIALMAKAKNIPVIIDGGSWKTGFEQVLPFVDYAVCSANFYPPFCRTEQEVFAYLNAFKIPHIAITHGEKPIEYLSDSKTGFVDVPQTPAIDTLGAGDVFHGAFCHFILQESFTDALAQAANIAADSCRFFGTRRWMDSQ; this is encoded by the coding sequence ATGACAAATGGATTATTTGTAGGTTTAGTAACCTTAGATTTGATTTACCTCGCTGAGTCTGCACCTAAGAATAATCAGAAAATAGTAGCTATTGACTATACTGTGGCGGCAGGTGGCCCAGCTACAAATGCGGCTGTCACTTTCAGTCATTTAGGTAATCAAGCTCAGATTTTAGGTGTGGTGGGTTCTCATCCCATGACGCAGCTAATTCGAGGAGATTTAGCAAATTGTCAAGTTGCGATCGCTGATCTTGATCCTAGTACTAATACAGCATTGCCTGTCTCTTCTATCATTGTCACCCAAAGTACAGGTGAACGAGCTGTGGTTTCTATTAATGCTGTAAAAACTCAAGCTAGCCACACATCTATTCCACCAGATATTTTACAAAATGTCGATATTGTACTAATTGATGGACACCAGATGGTGGTTAGTTATGACATAGCCCTAATGGCTAAAGCTAAGAATATACCAGTAATTATTGATGGTGGTAGTTGGAAAACTGGTTTTGAGCAAGTTTTGCCTTTTGTAGATTATGCTGTTTGTTCTGCTAATTTTTATCCCCCTTTCTGCCGCACAGAGCAAGAAGTTTTTGCATATCTAAATGCATTTAAAATTCCCCACATTGCTATTACACATGGTGAAAAACCGATTGAATATTTGAGTGACTCTAAAACTGGCTTTGTAGATGTGCCTCAGACTCCTGCAATTGATACACTTGGGGCTGGAGATGTTTTTCATGGTGCGTTTTGTCATTTCATCTTACAAGAAAGTTTTACCGATGCACTGGCACAAGCAGCTAATATTGCCGCTGATTCTTGTCGATTTTTCGGCACGCGCCGCTGGATGGATTCACAGTAA
- a CDS encoding class I SAM-dependent methyltransferase, whose protein sequence is MLRPNQRVKLDDTDDKLFYDYPRFVTHVDEGFIQRLTDLYRDRLKPNTRILDMMSSWVSHLPEEIEFAHVEGHGLNAEELARNPRLNHYLVQNINENPQLPLPDQDFDAVLNCVSVQYIQYPEAVFSEIHRILKPGGVAIISFSNRMFFQKAIQAWRDASEDHRVELVKNYFASVPGFTTPEVIVHKSTVPNFLQWLGAPGGDPFYAVVAHRQ, encoded by the coding sequence ATGTTAAGACCGAATCAACGCGTCAAGTTAGATGACACAGACGATAAGCTGTTTTACGACTATCCCCGCTTCGTCACCCATGTAGATGAAGGATTTATTCAACGGCTAACGGATTTATATCGCGATCGCCTGAAACCCAACACCCGGATTTTGGATATGATGAGCAGTTGGGTATCTCATTTGCCAGAAGAGATAGAGTTTGCTCATGTTGAAGGACACGGACTCAACGCAGAGGAATTAGCACGTAATCCCCGCTTAAATCATTATTTAGTCCAAAATATCAACGAAAATCCGCAGCTACCCTTACCAGATCAAGATTTTGATGCCGTTCTCAACTGCGTTTCTGTGCAGTATATACAATATCCAGAGGCTGTATTTTCTGAAATTCACCGCATCCTTAAGCCTGGTGGCGTTGCAATTATCAGCTTTTCTAACCGGATGTTTTTTCAAAAGGCGATTCAAGCTTGGCGGGATGCTTCAGAAGATCACCGAGTGGAATTAGTCAAAAACTATTTCGCCTCAGTACCAGGGTTTACTACCCCAGAAGTCATTGTCCATAAGTCAACAGTACCGAATTTCTTACAGTGGTTGGGCGCACCGGGAGGAGATCCGTTTTATGCTGTGGTAGCTCATCGTCAGTAG